Proteins co-encoded in one uncultured Draconibacterium sp. genomic window:
- a CDS encoding M48 family metalloprotease, with product MRTIKTLSVILLTVSLALLIPSCAVNPVTGKRQLVLMTEEQEIAMGTQYDPTVISTFGLYEDEELLNFITEKGTEIGKISHRPNLQFHFRILDSPVVNAFAVPGGYVYFTRGILAQFNNEAELMGVLGHEIGHVTARHSVQQQTRQQLSQLALAAGMIAVPEVAQFAGEASAAMQLLFLSFSRANEREADRLGVEYASKVGYDAHQMAEFFDVLNKMQMASSHEGVPSWMSTHPDPGQRNITVNQITEEWQAKLPTQSFAVNTKEYLKMIDGIVYGENPRQGFVENNMFYHPDLAFQFPIPENWTLVNSPMQVQIVPASKDAAMIFKLSQEKGADAVAQKTISDLQLNLIDKSTVKLNGLNTVVTISEQVSQNDAGQEQVLKILSYFIEKDGVVYTFHGLCLDANFNGYKPAFESTMKNFARLTNASKLNIQPDRIKVISINSASVSLKDAFAYYKVPQDRFEEMALLNNRELTDELKRGDLIKILGK from the coding sequence ATGAGAACAATTAAAACACTCTCGGTAATTCTTTTAACCGTTTCGTTAGCGCTGCTGATACCGTCGTGTGCTGTAAACCCCGTTACCGGGAAGAGACAACTGGTACTAATGACCGAAGAACAGGAGATTGCTATGGGAACACAATACGACCCAACGGTTATTTCAACATTTGGATTGTACGAAGATGAAGAACTGCTAAACTTTATTACAGAAAAAGGTACAGAAATAGGCAAAATCTCGCATCGCCCGAACTTACAATTCCATTTCAGAATATTGGATTCGCCCGTAGTAAATGCTTTTGCGGTGCCGGGCGGATATGTTTATTTCACACGAGGAATACTGGCCCAGTTTAATAACGAGGCCGAACTAATGGGTGTATTAGGGCACGAAATTGGTCATGTTACGGCACGCCATTCGGTTCAGCAACAAACACGACAGCAACTTAGCCAGTTGGCACTTGCTGCCGGAATGATTGCCGTACCCGAAGTTGCACAATTTGCGGGTGAAGCTTCCGCGGCTATGCAACTGTTGTTTTTAAGCTTTAGCCGTGCCAACGAACGCGAGGCCGACCGGTTGGGCGTTGAATATGCATCGAAAGTTGGTTACGATGCTCATCAAATGGCCGAATTTTTCGATGTACTGAATAAAATGCAAATGGCGAGCAGCCACGAAGGCGTTCCCTCCTGGATGTCGACACACCCCGATCCGGGCCAGCGGAATATTACAGTAAATCAAATTACTGAAGAGTGGCAGGCAAAACTACCGACTCAATCGTTTGCCGTTAATACCAAAGAATATCTTAAGATGATTGACGGAATTGTATATGGAGAAAATCCACGTCAGGGATTTGTTGAGAATAACATGTTTTATCACCCCGATCTGGCCTTTCAATTTCCCATTCCTGAAAACTGGACTCTGGTTAACTCGCCAATGCAGGTACAAATTGTTCCTGCAAGTAAGGATGCTGCAATGATTTTTAAGCTTTCGCAGGAAAAAGGGGCCGATGCCGTTGCGCAAAAAACAATTTCCGATTTGCAACTAAACCTAATCGATAAAAGCACTGTTAAACTAAACGGGTTAAATACAGTGGTTACTATTTCGGAGCAGGTTTCGCAAAACGATGCAGGGCAGGAACAGGTACTTAAAATTCTGTCGTATTTTATCGAAAAAGATGGAGTGGTTTATACCTTTCACGGGCTTTGTTTAGATGCGAATTTTAATGGTTACAAGCCCGCATTTGAGTCGACAATGAAAAATTTTGCCCGACTAACCAACGCCTCGAAACTTAATATCCAGCCTGATCGGATAAAAGTAATTTCAATCAATAGTGCATCGGTTTCGTTAAAAGATGCATTTGCTTATTACAAAGTTCCGCAGGACAGATTTGAAGAAATGGCTTTACTAAATAA